A portion of the Micromonospora vinacea genome contains these proteins:
- a CDS encoding ABC transporter substrate-binding protein, with protein MRRTMGVAAASAVVVLVAGCGGGGPQSSGDQKLTGDKIVLGVLNDQSGAYSELSGKNSVAAVEMAIADFTAKYGDKAVTTDITVETADHQNKPDVANSKAQEMYDRKGVDLILDVPTSSAALKVADVAKEKKKLYFNIGAATTDLTGKSCNKYTFHYAYDTYMLANGTGKTTTEQIGKNWYILYPNYAFGQDMEKSFSTAITAAGGTVVGKDGAPFPNTSGDFSTFLLKAPNLNPKPDVLGTMQAGAELVNVVKQYNEFKLRDKGVGLAVGLMFLTDIHSLTPAALAGTTYTDAWYWNFDAKNREFADRFQQKVGTRPTFAHAANYSAALQYLEAVQAAGTDDADAVVKGLEGKTVEDVFLRNGKIRAEDHRVVHDAYLAQVKPQAEVAEPWDYVKVLKTIPAAEAFRAPSADCKL; from the coding sequence ATGCGCAGGACGATGGGTGTGGCCGCGGCGTCGGCCGTGGTGGTGCTGGTCGCCGGATGCGGCGGCGGTGGCCCCCAGTCGAGTGGCGACCAGAAGCTGACCGGCGACAAGATCGTGCTGGGCGTGCTCAACGACCAGTCCGGGGCGTACTCGGAGTTGTCCGGGAAGAACTCGGTGGCGGCGGTGGAGATGGCCATCGCCGACTTCACAGCGAAGTACGGCGACAAGGCGGTGACCACCGACATCACAGTGGAGACCGCCGACCACCAGAACAAGCCGGACGTGGCCAACTCCAAGGCCCAGGAGATGTACGACCGCAAGGGCGTCGACCTGATCCTGGACGTGCCCACCTCGTCGGCCGCGTTGAAGGTCGCCGACGTGGCGAAGGAGAAGAAGAAGCTCTACTTCAACATCGGTGCGGCGACCACCGACCTGACCGGCAAGAGCTGCAACAAGTACACCTTCCACTACGCGTACGACACGTACATGCTGGCCAACGGCACCGGGAAGACCACCACCGAGCAGATCGGCAAGAACTGGTACATCCTCTACCCGAACTACGCCTTCGGTCAGGACATGGAGAAGAGCTTCTCCACCGCGATCACGGCGGCCGGCGGCACTGTGGTCGGCAAGGACGGGGCGCCGTTCCCGAACACCAGCGGTGACTTCTCCACCTTCCTGCTCAAGGCGCCGAACCTGAACCCGAAGCCGGACGTGCTGGGCACCATGCAGGCCGGCGCGGAGCTTGTCAACGTGGTGAAGCAGTACAACGAGTTCAAGCTGCGGGACAAGGGCGTCGGCCTGGCGGTGGGGCTGATGTTCCTCACCGACATCCACTCGCTCACCCCGGCCGCGCTGGCCGGCACCACGTACACCGACGCCTGGTACTGGAACTTCGACGCCAAGAACCGGGAGTTCGCCGACCGCTTCCAGCAGAAGGTCGGCACTCGGCCGACCTTCGCGCACGCCGCCAACTACTCTGCCGCGTTGCAGTACCTGGAGGCCGTGCAGGCAGCCGGCACCGACGACGCGGACGCCGTGGTCAAGGGCCTGGAGGGCAAGACGGTCGAGGACGTCTTCCTGCGCAACGGGAAGATCCGCGCCGAGGACCACCGGGTGGTGCACGACGCGTACCTGGCCCAGGTGAAGCCGCAGGCCGAGGTCGCCGAGCCGTGGGACTACGTGAAGGTGCTCAAGACGATCCCCGCCGCGGAGGCGTTCCGCGCGCCCTCGGCGGACTGCAAACTGTGA
- a CDS encoding branched-chain amino acid ABC transporter permease, whose translation MSGFAQNTFNGLVSGAFYALLALGLAVIFGMLRVVNFAHGAFYMLGAFGAYVLLSEAGVPFWAALVIMPVGLGLLGMALERAVIHRLTKLDPLYNFLLTFGLTLILQDLVKLRYGVQSSPYETPSLLSGSVNFGLFDFPTYRVFILGFAVLLCVAVWWVLTRTRIGMVVRASTERPDLTRAFGIDVGRWVTPVFGFGIGLAGLAGVLAAPMRAVNPLMGADLIIVVFAVVVIGGLGSIFGSVAAGFGIGLVQAWGEAYLSNFPLVSQTIVFVVMAGVLLWRPAGLFGREEAPA comes from the coding sequence GTGAGCGGATTCGCGCAGAACACGTTCAACGGGTTGGTGAGTGGGGCGTTCTACGCCCTGCTCGCCCTCGGGCTCGCTGTCATCTTCGGCATGCTGCGGGTGGTCAACTTCGCCCACGGCGCGTTCTACATGCTCGGCGCGTTTGGGGCGTACGTGCTGCTCAGCGAGGCGGGCGTGCCGTTCTGGGCCGCCTTGGTGATCATGCCGGTGGGGTTGGGTCTGCTCGGCATGGCGCTGGAACGCGCGGTGATCCACCGGCTGACCAAACTGGACCCGCTCTACAACTTCCTGCTCACCTTCGGTCTGACGCTGATCCTTCAGGACCTGGTGAAACTGCGCTACGGCGTGCAGTCCAGCCCGTACGAGACGCCGTCGCTGCTGAGCGGGTCGGTCAACTTCGGGTTGTTCGACTTCCCGACGTACCGGGTGTTCATCCTCGGCTTCGCGGTGCTGCTCTGCGTCGCGGTGTGGTGGGTGCTGACCCGGACCCGGATCGGCATGGTGGTCCGCGCGTCCACCGAGCGGCCGGATCTGACCCGCGCGTTCGGCATCGACGTCGGACGGTGGGTGACTCCGGTCTTCGGCTTCGGCATCGGGCTGGCCGGCCTCGCCGGTGTGCTGGCCGCGCCGATGCGCGCTGTCAACCCGTTGATGGGCGCGGACCTCATCATCGTGGTGTTCGCAGTGGTGGTGATCGGCGGGCTGGGCTCGATCTTCGGGTCGGTCGCCGCCGGCTTCGGCATCGGGCTGGTGCAGGCGTGGGGTGAGGCGTACCTCTCCAACTTCCCGCTCGTCTCGCAGACGATCGTCTTCGTCGTGATGGCCGGCGTGCTGCTCTGGCGCCCGGCCGGCCTGTTCGGTCGGGAGGAGGCCCCCGCATGA
- a CDS encoding branched-chain amino acid ABC transporter permease, whose product MTNTVDTPTDASRSTPPSGLIAVARAPGWVRYALLAVGLAVAAWLPNGLYPAVAVDILCWALFAVAVDLLLGFTGLMSFGHAAFWGTSAYVTGLVAIHAGLPFPLAVLAGALAAAVLAVPIGYLAVKRTGIYFAMVTLAFAQMVYYVANEWRSVTQGENGLQGVPRELFGLDLTDDYFFYYAILPIVLLGLAAAWRIVHSPFGRVLVGIRDNPARARALGYPVHRYKLTAFVLSGFIAGLGGGLFAVGHRFVSLDVLHWTTSGKAVIVVVLGGIGTLWGGVLGAALVVRLEDWLSFSGFEAIGLVTGGIFVLVVVLFRRGIWGSVAALAHRLAARRR is encoded by the coding sequence ATGACCAACACCGTGGACACCCCCACCGACGCGTCCCGCTCGACACCACCGTCCGGGCTGATCGCGGTGGCCCGGGCCCCCGGCTGGGTCCGGTACGCCCTGCTCGCCGTCGGCCTGGCCGTGGCGGCGTGGCTGCCCAACGGCCTCTACCCGGCGGTCGCTGTGGACATCCTCTGCTGGGCGCTGTTCGCCGTGGCGGTGGACCTGCTGCTCGGCTTCACCGGGCTGATGTCCTTCGGCCACGCCGCGTTCTGGGGCACCTCCGCGTACGTCACCGGGCTGGTGGCCATCCACGCCGGCCTGCCGTTTCCCCTCGCGGTGCTGGCCGGGGCCCTCGCCGCGGCCGTGCTGGCGGTGCCGATCGGCTACCTGGCGGTCAAGCGCACCGGCATCTACTTCGCCATGGTGACCCTGGCCTTCGCGCAGATGGTCTACTACGTCGCCAACGAGTGGCGCTCGGTGACCCAGGGCGAGAACGGCCTCCAGGGGGTGCCCCGGGAGCTGTTCGGCCTCGACCTCACCGACGACTACTTCTTCTACTACGCGATCCTGCCGATCGTGCTGCTCGGGCTCGCCGCCGCCTGGCGGATCGTGCACTCACCGTTCGGTCGGGTGCTGGTCGGCATCCGGGACAACCCGGCCCGGGCGCGGGCGCTGGGCTACCCGGTGCACCGCTACAAGCTCACCGCGTTCGTGCTCTCCGGGTTCATCGCCGGCCTCGGTGGCGGGCTGTTCGCTGTCGGCCACCGGTTCGTCTCGCTGGACGTGCTGCACTGGACCACCTCCGGCAAGGCCGTCATCGTGGTGGTGCTCGGCGGGATCGGCACCCTCTGGGGTGGGGTGCTCGGCGCCGCCCTCGTGGTCCGGCTGGAGGACTGGTTGTCGTTCTCCGGGTTCGAGGCGATCGGCCTGGTGACCGGCGGCATCTTCGTCCTGGTCGTGGTGCTGTTCCGGCGCGGCATCTGGGGCAGCGTGGCCGCGCTGGCCCACCGGCTGGCGGCCCGCCGCCGCTGA
- a CDS encoding transcriptional regulator has protein sequence MLTDPMPAEAVEIAHKQVSLAAEDLDANGVASVLLELVGAWGVPALWEQVCRPLLARLSGRTAAEIVVEHALFEGVRVGLDAYRREPGRSLPTGGVLLAGAEKEAHSLGLLALAAALREQGRGCLNLGPALPWSALTSAVYRARPRTVVLWSQTPLTGRAYRLVRFARDFPLLRVYGAGPGWIEPLGHPAIRLGTLTEAVEACLAVLPGRDAHHIRYGSVPYR, from the coding sequence GTGCTGACCGATCCGATGCCGGCGGAGGCCGTGGAGATCGCGCACAAGCAGGTTTCGCTGGCGGCCGAGGACCTGGACGCCAACGGCGTCGCCTCGGTGCTGCTGGAGTTGGTCGGGGCGTGGGGCGTTCCGGCGCTCTGGGAGCAGGTCTGCCGTCCGCTGCTGGCCCGGCTGTCGGGGCGGACCGCCGCCGAGATCGTCGTCGAGCACGCCCTCTTCGAGGGCGTCCGGGTCGGGTTGGACGCGTACCGCCGGGAGCCGGGCCGGTCACTGCCCACCGGCGGGGTGCTGCTGGCCGGCGCCGAGAAGGAGGCGCACAGCCTGGGTCTGCTGGCGCTCGCCGCCGCGCTGCGCGAGCAGGGCCGCGGCTGTCTGAACCTCGGCCCCGCGCTGCCCTGGTCCGCCCTCACGAGCGCTGTGTACCGGGCCCGCCCGCGCACCGTCGTGCTCTGGTCGCAGACGCCGCTCACCGGCCGCGCGTACCGCCTGGTGCGCTTCGCCCGGGACTTTCCGCTCCTTCGGGTGTACGGCGCGGGGCCGGGCTGGATCGAGCCGCTCGGCCATCCGGCGATCCGTCTCGGCACGTTGACGGAGGCCGTCGAAGCCTGCCTGGCGGTCCTACCCGGGCGTGATGCCCACCACATACGATACGGATCGGTGCCGTATCGTTAA
- a CDS encoding MFS transporter, whose translation MELHNNTGHPRRWAILGVLVISLLVVVLDNTILNVALRTLADPVHGLGASQGELEWSINSYTLVFAGLLFTFGVLGDRAGRKRFLMIGLVLFGLASLLSAYAQSPGQLIAARALMGVGGAAIMPVTLSIISNVFDPRERGRAIGVWAGAVGLAVAIGPILGGALLEHFWWGSVFLINVPVVAAGVVLVALLVPESRDPRPGRIDVLGVLLSVVGLVALSYGIIDGGEHGFDRPVAWGSILVGIAVLAWFVQHERRSDHPSLDVRLFKVPRFAAPVAIVGLVFFAAMGSMFFGSFYLQLVRDYSPLQTGLLFLPFAGAQLVFAPRSAAMVRRYGGKAVATVGLALTVVSLGAFVFIGASTPIWIVLLVFLIQGAGMANIMPPATESIMSALPREKAGVGSAVSNTIRQVAGALGVAVLGSVLSAVYRSDIGDALTGLPTQAQDAANESISGAYAAAGQLGPAAPALISAANDAFVTAMHWAAGLSAVIAALGIIVVLRWMPGKEDTSVAPAAPVAEPELAGTA comes from the coding sequence ATGGAGCTGCACAACAACACCGGACACCCGAGGCGGTGGGCGATCCTGGGGGTGCTGGTGATCAGCCTCCTCGTGGTCGTCCTCGACAACACGATCCTCAACGTCGCCCTACGCACCCTGGCCGACCCGGTGCACGGCCTCGGCGCCAGCCAGGGCGAGCTGGAGTGGTCCATCAACTCCTACACCCTGGTCTTCGCCGGACTGCTGTTCACCTTCGGGGTGCTCGGCGACCGCGCCGGCCGCAAGCGCTTCCTGATGATCGGCCTGGTGCTGTTCGGCCTGGCGTCACTGCTCTCCGCGTACGCCCAGAGCCCCGGACAGCTCATCGCGGCCCGCGCCCTGATGGGGGTCGGCGGCGCGGCCATCATGCCGGTGACACTGTCGATCATCTCCAACGTCTTCGACCCGCGCGAGCGTGGTCGGGCCATCGGTGTCTGGGCCGGCGCCGTCGGCCTCGCCGTGGCGATCGGCCCGATCCTCGGCGGCGCGCTGCTGGAGCACTTCTGGTGGGGCTCGGTCTTCCTGATCAACGTGCCGGTGGTCGCCGCCGGCGTGGTGCTGGTGGCGCTGCTGGTCCCCGAGTCGCGTGACCCGCGGCCCGGCCGGATCGACGTGCTCGGCGTGCTGCTCTCCGTGGTCGGCCTGGTCGCCCTCTCCTACGGCATCATCGACGGCGGCGAGCACGGCTTCGACCGCCCGGTGGCCTGGGGCTCGATCCTGGTCGGCATCGCGGTGCTGGCCTGGTTCGTGCAGCACGAGCGGCGCAGCGACCACCCGTCGCTGGACGTCCGACTGTTCAAGGTGCCCCGGTTCGCCGCGCCGGTCGCCATCGTCGGCCTGGTGTTCTTCGCCGCGATGGGCTCGATGTTCTTCGGCTCGTTCTACCTGCAACTCGTACGCGACTACAGCCCGTTGCAGACCGGTCTGCTCTTCCTGCCCTTCGCCGGCGCCCAGCTGGTCTTCGCGCCGCGCAGCGCCGCGATGGTCCGCCGCTACGGCGGCAAGGCGGTCGCCACCGTCGGGTTGGCGCTGACCGTGGTGTCACTCGGCGCCTTCGTCTTCATCGGCGCCTCCACCCCGATCTGGATCGTGCTGCTCGTCTTCCTCATCCAGGGCGCCGGAATGGCCAACATCATGCCGCCGGCCACCGAGTCGATCATGTCGGCGCTGCCCCGGGAGAAGGCCGGGGTGGGCTCCGCGGTCAGCAACACCATCCGCCAGGTGGCCGGCGCGCTCGGCGTGGCCGTCCTCGGCTCGGTGCTCTCCGCGGTCTACCGCAGCGACATCGGTGACGCGCTGACCGGTCTGCCCACGCAGGCCCAGGACGCGGCCAACGAGTCGATCTCCGGGGCGTACGCGGCAGCGGGCCAGCTCGGCCCGGCGGCGCCCGCGCTGATCTCGGCGGCCAACGACGCCTTCGTCACCGCCATGCACTGGGCGGCCGGGCTCTCCGCTGTCATCGCCGCACTCGGGATCATCGTGGTGCTGCGCTGGATGCCAGGCAAGGAGGACACGAGCGTCGCCCCGGCGGCCCCGGTCGCCGAGCCTGAACTGGCCGGCACGGCATAG
- a CDS encoding TetR/AcrR family transcriptional regulator has protein sequence MADMTSTADAPRSPGRPRSIRADEAIIEATLDLLAEGSTIEALSIEAIATRAGVGKATIYRRWAGKDALLLDALRRLKGVLAQPAGHSVRDDLVLLVGAIGKNVDPRAAKIMPCLAPAVNRSADQFQLYQNIISPRRQLMREVLRRGIDEGVLRADIDVEVTMALLTGPMLIQRVLQWNPDLDEQSLPERVVDAVLEGIRAR, from the coding sequence ATGGCGGACATGACGTCCACTGCCGATGCTCCGCGGTCGCCCGGGCGACCGCGGAGCATCCGCGCCGACGAGGCGATCATCGAGGCCACCCTCGACCTGCTCGCCGAGGGCAGCACCATCGAGGCGCTCTCGATCGAGGCGATCGCCACCCGCGCCGGGGTCGGCAAGGCCACCATCTACCGCCGCTGGGCCGGCAAGGACGCGTTGCTGCTGGACGCGTTGCGCCGACTCAAGGGCGTCCTGGCGCAGCCGGCGGGCCACTCCGTCCGCGACGACCTGGTGCTGCTGGTCGGCGCGATCGGCAAGAACGTCGACCCGCGAGCGGCCAAGATCATGCCCTGCCTGGCCCCCGCCGTGAACCGCAGCGCCGACCAGTTCCAGCTCTACCAGAACATCATCTCGCCCCGGCGACAGCTGATGCGCGAGGTGCTGCGCCGCGGCATCGACGAGGGAGTCCTCCGCGCCGACATCGACGTCGAGGTGACGATGGCGCTGCTCACCGGGCCGATGCTGATCCAGCGGGTGCTGCAGTGGAACCCGGACCTGGACGAGCAGTCCCTGCCCGAACGGGTCGTCGACGCCGTGCTGGAGGGCATCCGGGCCCGCTGA
- a CDS encoding helix-turn-helix domain-containing protein, with the protein MSTMSSPVEFLELLAREAATVEFEGPLVAARAAGLPPDRLAELEQAKSVALRVRALLERRRRRESELSGLYDTVSDLAGLRDLDDVLRAIVHRARHLLGADVAYMTLNDDERGDTYMRVTDGSVSARFQRLRLPMGAGLGGLVAQSGAPYVTANYGEDARFHHTGEIDAGVGEEGLVAILGVPLRLGSTSIGVLYAANRSARPFVREEVALLVSLAAHAAVAIDTARLLTETRSALAELSAANTTIRAHSSSVERAAAAHDRMTALVLRGGGVEDVAAAVTEVLGGALLALDAEGRLLARVGEIDEPDRADIVEAVAASRTEGRSVRRGPLWYAAVVAGAENLGALVLRPDDELVDADQRILERAALVTALLLLFRRTVAEAEGRVRGELLDDLIARPLRDTDALRSRARRLGVDLDAPHVLVAVGDDAIAATGSARQRVLSWATTYASARGGLAAARDGRVVLMLPGLDAGGSARAVARDLSRVTGRPVTAGASGPSNTPAALAGTFQEADRCLTALGALGRAGQGASTVELGFVGLLLGTVGDRGEKDVTEFLGATVGPVLDYDARRGTALVKTLEAYFGVGGSLARAAEQLHVHVNTVTQRLERVGQLLGVDWQRPERALEVQLALRLHRLRAPAN; encoded by the coding sequence ATGTCGACCATGTCATCGCCGGTGGAGTTCCTGGAGTTGCTCGCCCGAGAGGCGGCGACGGTCGAGTTCGAGGGACCGCTGGTGGCCGCGCGGGCCGCCGGGCTGCCGCCGGACCGGCTGGCCGAGCTGGAGCAGGCCAAGTCGGTGGCGTTACGGGTCCGCGCGCTGCTGGAGCGTCGCCGCCGCCGGGAGAGCGAGCTGTCCGGCCTGTACGACACGGTCAGCGACCTGGCCGGGCTACGCGACCTGGACGACGTGTTGCGGGCGATCGTGCACCGGGCCCGTCACCTGCTCGGCGCGGACGTGGCGTACATGACGCTCAACGACGACGAACGTGGCGACACCTACATGCGGGTGACCGACGGGTCGGTCTCGGCCCGGTTCCAGCGGCTGCGCCTGCCGATGGGCGCCGGTCTCGGTGGCCTGGTGGCCCAGTCCGGCGCCCCGTACGTCACCGCCAACTACGGCGAGGACGCGCGCTTCCACCACACCGGCGAGATAGACGCCGGGGTGGGTGAGGAGGGGCTGGTGGCGATCCTCGGGGTGCCGCTGCGGCTCGGCTCGACGTCGATCGGGGTGCTGTACGCGGCCAACCGTTCGGCCCGACCGTTCGTCCGGGAGGAGGTGGCGCTGCTGGTGTCGTTGGCCGCGCACGCCGCGGTGGCGATCGACACAGCGCGGCTGCTGACCGAGACCCGGTCGGCGTTGGCCGAGTTGTCGGCCGCGAACACCACCATCCGGGCGCACAGCAGCTCGGTGGAGCGGGCCGCGGCGGCACACGACCGGATGACGGCGCTGGTGCTGCGCGGCGGCGGCGTGGAGGACGTGGCGGCGGCGGTGACCGAGGTGCTGGGCGGCGCGCTGCTGGCCCTGGACGCCGAGGGCCGCCTGCTGGCCCGGGTGGGTGAGATCGACGAGCCGGACCGCGCGGACATCGTCGAGGCGGTGGCGGCGTCGCGGACCGAGGGGCGCAGTGTCCGCCGGGGTCCCCTCTGGTACGCGGCGGTGGTGGCCGGCGCGGAGAACCTGGGCGCGCTGGTGCTGCGCCCGGACGACGAGTTGGTCGACGCCGACCAGCGCATCCTGGAGCGGGCCGCGTTGGTGACCGCGTTGCTGCTGCTGTTCCGCCGGACGGTCGCCGAGGCGGAGGGACGGGTGCGTGGCGAGCTGTTGGACGACCTGATCGCCCGCCCACTGCGCGACACCGACGCGCTGCGTAGCCGGGCCCGTCGGCTCGGGGTGGACCTGGACGCACCGCACGTGCTGGTGGCGGTGGGCGACGACGCGATCGCCGCGACCGGATCGGCCCGGCAGCGGGTGCTCTCGTGGGCCACCACGTACGCCTCGGCGCGCGGTGGACTGGCCGCGGCGCGTGACGGCCGGGTGGTGCTGATGCTGCCCGGGTTGGACGCGGGCGGCAGCGCCCGCGCGGTGGCCCGGGACCTGTCCCGGGTGACCGGCCGGCCGGTGACCGCCGGGGCGAGTGGCCCATCGAACACCCCGGCGGCGTTGGCCGGGACGTTCCAGGAGGCGGACCGGTGCCTGACGGCGTTGGGCGCGCTGGGCCGCGCCGGGCAGGGCGCGAGCACTGTGGAGTTGGGCTTCGTCGGGTTGTTGCTGGGCACTGTCGGTGACCGGGGTGAGAAGGACGTGACGGAGTTCCTCGGCGCCACCGTCGGGCCGGTCCTCGACTACGACGCCCGGCGCGGTACGGCGCTGGTGAAGACGCTGGAGGCGTACTTCGGGGTGGGTGGCAGCCTGGCCCGGGCCGCCGAGCAACTGCACGTGCACGTCAACACGGTGACCCAGCGGTTGGAGCGGGTCGGGCAGTTGCTCGGCGTCGACTGGCAGCGGCCCGAGCGGGCGCTTGAGGTGCAGCTCGCGCTGCGCCTGCACCGACTGCGCGCGCCGGCCAACTAA
- a CDS encoding 3-hydroxybutyrate dehydrogenase encodes MTAEPVVVPHVVQVDLSGRTALVTGGGGGIGRACALRLGAAGAKVLVVDRNLEAAKAVAAEAGGRAEGVDLSDAAAVDSLDVDVDIVVNNAGLQHVAPLQDFPVERFEYIQRVMVEAPFLLIRRALPHMYARGWGRVINISSVHGLRASPYKAAYVSAKHALEGLSKVVALEGAAHGVTANCINPAYVRTALVESQIADQAASHGIDEAEVIEKIMLARAAIKRLIEPEEVAELLAYLCSPPAAFITGASIALDGGWTAN; translated from the coding sequence ATGACGGCAGAACCCGTGGTGGTCCCCCACGTCGTGCAGGTCGACCTCTCCGGTCGGACCGCCCTGGTCACCGGGGGCGGCGGCGGCATCGGGCGGGCGTGTGCCCTGCGACTGGGCGCGGCCGGCGCCAAGGTGCTCGTGGTGGACCGCAACCTGGAGGCGGCCAAGGCGGTGGCCGCCGAGGCTGGTGGCAGGGCCGAGGGTGTGGACCTGTCCGACGCCGCGGCGGTGGATTCACTCGACGTGGACGTGGACATCGTGGTGAACAACGCCGGGCTCCAGCACGTCGCGCCGTTGCAGGACTTCCCCGTGGAGCGTTTCGAGTACATCCAGCGGGTGATGGTGGAGGCGCCGTTCCTGCTGATCCGCCGGGCGTTGCCGCACATGTACGCGCGGGGCTGGGGGCGGGTCATCAACATCTCGTCGGTGCACGGGTTGCGCGCCTCGCCGTACAAGGCGGCCTACGTTTCGGCGAAGCACGCCCTGGAAGGGCTGTCGAAGGTGGTCGCTCTGGAGGGCGCCGCGCACGGGGTCACCGCCAACTGCATCAACCCGGCGTACGTGCGTACCGCCCTGGTGGAGAGCCAGATCGCCGACCAGGCGGCCAGTCACGGCATCGACGAGGCCGAGGTGATCGAGAAGATCATGCTGGCTCGGGCCGCGATCAAGCGGTTGATCGAGCCGGAGGAGGTGGCGGAACTGCTGGCGTACCTCTGCTCGCCGCCGGCGGCGTTCATCACCGGCGCGTCGATCGCCCTCGACGGGGGCTGGACGGCCAACTAG
- the ruvC gene encoding crossover junction endodeoxyribonuclease RuvC codes for MRVLGVDPGLTRCGVGVVEGVPGRPCTLVAYYVVYTDPADDLALRLLHLDRSLNKLVAEHQPESVAVERVFSQHNVRTVMGTAQASGIAVLAGARAGLPVQTYTPSEVKAAVTGSGQADKAQMTAMVTRLLRLAEPPKPADAADALALAICHVWRGGTRSKLAAAADRARRGGAR; via the coding sequence GTGCGCGTGCTCGGTGTGGACCCGGGGTTGACCCGGTGTGGGGTGGGCGTGGTCGAGGGTGTGCCCGGACGGCCCTGCACGCTGGTCGCCTACTACGTGGTCTACACCGATCCGGCCGACGACCTGGCGCTGCGGCTGTTGCACCTGGACCGGTCGCTGAACAAGCTGGTCGCCGAGCACCAACCGGAGAGCGTCGCCGTCGAGCGGGTGTTCAGTCAGCACAACGTTCGTACCGTGATGGGCACCGCGCAGGCCAGTGGCATCGCCGTGCTGGCCGGGGCGCGGGCCGGGCTGCCGGTGCAGACGTACACGCCGAGCGAGGTGAAGGCGGCCGTGACCGGGTCCGGTCAGGCCGACAAGGCGCAGATGACCGCGATGGTGACCCGGCTGTTGCGGCTGGCCGAGCCGCCGAAGCCGGCGGACGCCGCCGACGCGCTGGCCCTGGCCATCTGTCACGTGTGGCGCGGCGGGACCCGCTCCAAGCTGGCCGCCGCGGCCGACCGGGCACGACGAGGAGGAGCACGATGA
- the ruvA gene encoding Holliday junction branch migration protein RuvA: MIASVRGTVTATGPDQAVIEVGGVGLAVHCAPGTLAELRVGQVARLATSLIVREDSLTLYGFADDDAKSLFELLQTASGVGPRLAQAVLAVHTPDAVRKAIANADTAALTRVPGIGKKGAERLVLELRDRIGPVPIGADGVAGVTRGSWPDQVRQALVGLGWTAGQADQAVAAVAESIEGETPPVPVLLKQAIRLLGRTR, translated from the coding sequence ATGATCGCCAGCGTGCGCGGCACGGTGACCGCGACGGGTCCGGACCAGGCCGTGATCGAGGTCGGCGGGGTCGGGCTCGCCGTGCACTGCGCCCCGGGGACCCTCGCGGAGCTGCGGGTCGGCCAGGTCGCCCGGCTCGCCACCAGCCTGATCGTGCGGGAAGACTCGCTGACCCTCTACGGCTTCGCCGACGACGACGCCAAGTCGCTGTTCGAGCTGCTCCAGACCGCCAGTGGGGTCGGCCCGCGACTGGCCCAGGCGGTGCTGGCGGTGCACACCCCGGACGCGGTGCGCAAGGCGATCGCCAACGCTGACACGGCCGCCCTGACCCGCGTACCCGGGATTGGCAAGAAGGGTGCGGAACGCCTCGTGTTGGAGCTGCGCGACCGGATCGGCCCGGTGCCGATCGGCGCCGACGGTGTAGCCGGGGTGACCCGCGGCAGCTGGCCCGACCAGGTCCGGCAGGCGCTGGTGGGGCTGGGCTGGACGGCCGGTCAGGCCGATCAGGCGGTAGCCGCGGTGGCGGAGTCGATCGAGGGTGAGACCCCGCCGGTGCCGGTCCTGCTCAAGCAGGCCATCCGACTGCTCGGCCGCACCCGATGA